CTGAGGTGTAATATTAATGTTACTATGATTGATATCATATAGCAATTGTGCACCATAATAGGTGAATAGTTCTCTTTTTTGTCCTATAAGCTTGTGTATAACCCCTTCTTTTAAGAGTTGTACATGTTGAGGCTGCATATCCACTGAAGTCACTTTAACTTTTCCTACCATGTCCATTTCTTTAATCGCTTTACCAATTCCGGGACCGCTATTGGAGTCAAAACCGGCGATTCCCGCAATATCCAGGTGCTGGGTTAATAATTCCTTTGTGATTCTGTAGGCTTCATCCACATCGGACATGTCATCAAACTCACCAAGAACAATAATGTCCGAATAATTGCTAAGAACACTTTTAAATCCTTTAAAGCCCTCCTGCATATTATCTGCGCCACCAATCCCAAGCATCGCCACTTTACCTTTTCCACCGATTAATTTTGCCATGGCTTCTCCTTGTTTAACCCCAATATCAAACCAATTGGAACCTACATGGGCAAGCCGCTTGCTTTCCGGAAGGTCCGCATCCACCGT
The genomic region above belongs to Defluviitalea saccharophila and contains:
- a CDS encoding substrate-binding domain-containing protein, producing the protein MKKVHLSLKILFNVILILSLVLNIFLILQKVELLKLDELQSKEDKLDVNAIEEYVWIATMTSHEMYVEHDQKALKQFGKEKGIKVTIEGPKQYDIPGQILAIEQAIKRKPAGIMVLGMEKSLIPAVNKAVEAGIPTITVDADLPESKRLAHVGSNWFDIGVKQGEAMAKLIGGKGKVAMLGIGGADNMQEGFKGFKSVLSNYSDIIVLGEFDDMSDVDEAYRITKELLTQHLDIAGIAGFDSNSGPGIGKAIKEMDMVGKVKVTSVDMQPQHVQLLKEGVIHKLIGQKRELFTYYGAQLLYDINHSNINITPQDEMNNITSIPEMIYTGLVEIDKSNVDKIFESTD